In Hydractinia symbiolongicarpus strain clone_291-10 chromosome 13, HSymV2.1, whole genome shotgun sequence, a single genomic region encodes these proteins:
- the LOC130624312 gene encoding 52 kDa repressor of the inhibitor of the protein kinase-like: MKADLHIMFFYEGLMLSSKFQSNHFVPLVHSSLKRKTDQSLKLCFPKKVFTDGNMCVGGNLQTKLNFLTKPIVKTYESPAITSSISTISKNCSTVDSTEPEMVYVCENDVGSFRKKVAKLKESDIRKLITNLFIPDNTYNFPVSNRKFQYKWLSDFSWLAYSPTMDGAFCLPCVLFGDRFPSKSYKVTKLFSEPQKHWPDAVPSFKRHCSSKQGLHVNTSLLFNSFIDNMSGARPSIDTLIDQNLQKSINDNRQKLIPIIDTIILCGRIGIALRGHRDGPDSQPKIGEYSQGGAGNFRELLNFRVRAGDNVLKEHLQSASKNATYISKTSQNALISCCGSVISDTIVNEIKRNKFFSIIADEAADCSNKEQMSLVLRFVDSSCDIREDFIRYIYCEEGLAGKDLASVLLKCVSKDLSLDILNCRGQGYDGAGSVSGHINGLSAHILRINRKAIYTHCHSHRLNLSVCGSCSIQSVKNTLERVKELSYFFNLSQVRQQLLEANILRHCPEAKKKKLIDVCRTRWIERIIGLDIFQELFVAIVYTLEDMSMNLDKKCNRDTSTKATSLLHLVTNFDFIVSLVVTRSVMDLLLPVTKILQGKTIDLLSSLHLIQSLKNMSLTIRASANDYHNNWYKEAVSLASTVRVQENRPRVCSRQVHRSNVSADTISSYYLRSLTIPILDHLSTELSKRFEPSSLAAYAGLAVIPSNMISLLYLWEEYWTSYKFDAPDNVSSTLKLFIFLALKI, translated from the coding sequence TATGAATCACCTGCTATAACTTCCAGTATTAGCACAATTTCCAAAAATTGTTCCACTGTTGATAGTACAGAACCTGAAATGGTTTATGTTTGTGAAAATGATGTTGGatcttttcgaaaaaaagttGCTAAATTAAAGGAAAGTGATATTCGTAAACTTATTACAAATTTATTCATTCCAGATAACACTTACAATTTCCCTGTCAGTAACAGGAAATTTCAGTATAAATGGCTTTCTGATTTTTCATGGCTGGCATATTCGCCTACTATGGATGGTGCATTTTGTCTTCCTTGTGTCCTATTTGGAGACAGATTTCCCAGTAAATCTTATAAGGTCACCAAACTTTTTTCTGAACCTCAAAAACATTGGCCAGATGCAGTACCTTCTTTTAAACGTCATTGTTCGTCTAAGCAGGGTTTACATGTAAATACTTCTCTTCTCTTCAATTCTTTTATTGATAATATGTCTGGGGCAAGGCCATCAATTGACACATTGATTGACCAAAATTTACAGAAAAGTATTAACGATAACAGGCAAAAACTGATTCCAATCATTGATACAATTATTTTGTGTGGGCGAATTGGCATAGCTTTGCGTGGCCACAGAGATGGTCCTGATTCACAACCAAAAATAGGGGAATACTCGCAAGGGGGGGCTGGAAATTTTCGTGAACTTTTAAACTTTAGGGTACGTGCAGGAGACAATGTATTAAAAGAACATTTACAATCTGCCAGTAAGAATGCTACATACATCTCGAAAACGTCTCAAAATGCTTTGATATCATGTTGTGGTTCAGTGATATCTGACACTATTGTCAACGAGATTAaaagaaataagtttttttccatAATTGCAGATGAGGCAGCTGATTGTTCTAATAAGGAACAAATGTCTCTGGTTTTACGTTTTGTGGACAGCAGTTGTGATATTAGGGAGGATTTTATAAGATATATTTATTGTGAGGAAGGGTTAGCAGGAAAAGATTTAGCCTCAGTTCTGCTAAAATGTGTTTCCAAAGATTTATCTTTGGATATTTTAAATTGTCGTGGGCAAGGATATGATGGGGCAGGGTCTGTTTCTGGACATATAAATGGACTGTCAGCTCACATTTTAAGAATAAATAGGAAGGCTATATACACTCACTGTCACAGCCATCGTTTAAATTTAAGTGTTTGTGGCTCATGCTCCATCCAATCTGTTAAAAATACCCTAGAAAGAGTAAAGGAATTGTCCTATTTTTTCAACCTGTCTCAAGTTAGGCAACAGCTCCTAGAGGCAAATATTTTACGACATTGTCCTGAagctaaaaagaaaaagttaattGATGTTTGTCGGACTAGATGGATTGAACGGATAATTGGCTTAGATATTTTTCAGGAATTATTTGTTGCAATTGTATACACTTTGGAGGACATGAGTATGAATCTTGATAAGAAATGTAACCGTGATACTTCTACAAAAGCTACCTCCCTTCTGCATCTTGTTactaattttgattttattgtttcaCTAGTTGTAACACGGTCAGTAATGGACTTATTGTTGCCAGTTACAAAGATTTTACAAGGAAAAACTATTGACCTTTTATCGAGCTTGCATCTTATACAAAGTCTTAAAAATATGTCCTTAACTATAAGAGCTTCTGCAAATGATTATCACAACAATTGGTACAAAGAGGCTGTTTCCCTAGCGTCTACAGTCCGTGTGCAAGAAAATAGACCTAGAGTTTGTTCTCGGCAGGTACATAGAAGTAATGTATCAGCTGATACTATATCTAGTTACTACCTGCGCAGCTTAACAATTCCAATTCTAGATCACCTAAGCACTGAACTTAGTAAACGATTTGAACCTAGTTCCTTAGCAGCTTATGCTGGTCTTGCAGTAATTCCATCCAACATGATTTCTCTTCTTTACTTGTGGGAAGAATATTGGACTTCGTACAAATTTGATGCACCAGATAATGTTTCCTCTACACTTAAATTATTCATTTTCCTGGCTTTGAAAATATAA